Below is a window of Halobaculum lipolyticum DNA.
CGCGCTGTTGGCGCTGTCGAACGACCGACTCAACGACGGCCGCGCCCGTTTCGGCGATGAGGGCGTCTACAAGACCGCGATCGGCACGCACGGCGGCGGTACCTGGAAGATCGACCTGACGGAACCGGTGAACCCGCAGGTCGGGAACCGGCAGGCGTTCCTCCAGGAGCTGATCGACCGCGACGACGCCCGCCACCACGACACCCGCGTGTACGTCGTCGGCGGCGAGGTCGTCGGCGCGATGAACCGCTACGCCCCCGAGGACGACTGGCGCACGAACGTCGCGCTCGGCGGCGACGTGGAGGACGCCAGCGACACGCTCGACGACGAGGCGCGCGAGATGGCGCTGGCGGCCACGGAGACGATCGGACTGGACTACGCCGGCGTCGACCTCGTGCAGGGGTACGACGGTTGGTACGTCCTCGAGGTGAACCCCACCGCCGGCTTCAAGGGGCTGTTCAAGGCGAGCGGCCGCTCGCCGGCGCCCCACATCGCCCGGCTCGCGATCGAACGCGCCGGCGGCAGCGTCGACGACGACCTCGTGGCGGAGCTGTCGGCCGTGCTCGACGACTCGACGCCCGACTGTATGCCGGCCCAGCGCCGCGTCAACGACGGCCAGGTGCCGATCATCGGCTACATCGAGGAGGTGAACGTCGCCGGAACGCAGGGGGCGACACAGGCGTTCGCGAAGTCCGACACGGGCGCGACGCGCTCGTCGATCGACACGAAGCTGGCCGCCGAGATCGGCGCCGGGCCGATCAAGAGCATGACCCGCGTGAAGTCCGGCTCCGTGAAGTCCGGGAAGGCCCGCCCCGTCGTCGACCTCGTCGTCGGCATCGGGGGCGAGCAACACACCGTCACCGCCAGCGTCGAGGACCGCTCGCACATGGAGTACCCGGTCCTCCTCGGGCGCGACATCCTCCAGCACTACCGCGTCGACGTGCAGCGCCGCGCCGACGACGCCCGCAACCCGGACCTCGACGAGGAAGAGGAGGAAGGGGTCGAGGAGTAACGCCCCGTCAGCGACTCACACGGCCGCGGATGGGCCGGACCGCTTTTCCCTCTCGGCTCACCACTGTCGGGTATGGGCTTCGGGAGTTACGATGAATCCGAGCAGGAGCGGCAGCAGAACGACGGCGGCGACGCGGGCGACGGCGCCACCGTCGACGCACACGAGAACGAGCACGACGGGAAGGCGAGCTTCGAGGCCGGCGCGTCCACCGACGACCTCGTCTCCCAGCTCCAGGACATGAAAGACGAGGACGACGACGAGGAGCAGGAGTAACACGGACCGAGGAGTACCGCGCCGATTCCGCGGGGCGAGCGACCGCGCAGTCCCCGTGTGATGCGTTCTCACCGATCCCTATCACTTTCGATAGCCGGCGGCGAAGGTATATTGCTCAGTTCGTCCCCAGTTCGGACAAGCCCGGTCGTCTTCGCGAACGGGTGGGAGCTAACAACCACATGTTCGAATTCATCACGGACGAGGAAGAGCGCGGTCAGGTCGGTATCGGGACACTCATCGTGTTCATCGCGATGGTGCTCGTGGCGGCGATCGCCGCGGGCGTCCTGATCAACACCGCCGGGTTCCTCCAGAGCAAGTCGCAGGAGACCGGACAGCAGTCCAGCAAGCAGGTCAGCGACCGGCTCCAGGAGGTCGCCACCGTCGGTAACGTCAACAGCGGCGAGATCGACGTCGTGAACGTCACCGTCACGCAGGCGCCCGGCGCCGGCGAGATCGACATCCACAACGCGACCGTCACCTGGATCGGCCCGACGGGGACCTACCAGCTGCAGTCGACGACGAGCAACTTCTCGACCGCGGGACCGGCCCTCAGCAGTGGGACGTACTCCTACGAGTCGGTGAAGAACGCCGCCGGTAGCGAGAACGTCCTCGACGACGCCGACGACCGTCTGAACCTCGTGTTCGACGTCGACGCGTTCGCCGGGTCGAACCTCGCCGAGGGCGAGGACGTCACCATCAAGATCAACACGATGGCCGGCGCGACCACGAGCATCCGCTTCTCGGTGCCCGAGTCGCTCGGACAGAAGAGCGCCGTCGAGCTGTAAGACGGACTCCCCTCTCTTTCCGATTTTCAACGCCGCGAGTGGCGACGCCGTCGCCGCCGCCGAACAGCTACGTCGATTCCTCGCCGACGACCTCGTCGACGCTGTCTGCGATGTCCTCTTTGGCGCGCCACAGGTACAACGACGCGTAGCTCCGGTACGGTGCCCACCGAGCCGCCGCCTCGACCATCTCGGCCCGTGTCATCTCCCTGCCGAACAACTCCTCCATCCCCTTCCTGACGCCGAGGTCGCCGACGGGGAACACGTCCGGCCGGGCGAGCGTGAACAGCAGCTGCATGTTCGCGGTCCACTCCCCGACGCCGGTGATCGCGGTCAACGCCTCCCGAACCTCGTCGTCGCTCATCGCGGCGAAGGCGTCGCGGTCCCAGCCGTGCTCTCGAAAGGCGGCGGCGACGTTGCGGACGTAGCGCGTCTTCTGCCGGGAGAGGCCGGCGTCCTTCAGCGTCGCCTCCTCGGCCGCGAGCAGACCGTCGGGCGTGACCTCGACGGCCGCGAAGAGGCGGTCCCGGGTCGCCTCCGCGGAGGCCATCGACACCTGCTGGCGGAGGATCGAGACGACGAGCCGCTCGAAGGGGTCCTCGGCCGGCTCGATCGTCAACGGCCCGTGGCGCTCGATCACCGGTCCCAACAGGTCGTCCTCGCGCAGCGCGGCGAGCGCCTCCCGGTCGGCCGGGTCGAGGTCGTCGAACGCGTCGGCGTCGGAGTCGACTGGCATGGGCGGGGCTGGGCGGGCCGACGAGAAACGGCTTTCGGGCGCACGCCCCCGTCGAGGGACCGGCCCGGGAACTGGGAAAAACGGGCGACGTGTTGGTGTCGGGACGGAGGGAAACGTTGAATCGGGGGCCGTCCGACCCGACGAACATGGACGTTGATGACGTAGAGACGATCGCGGTTCTCGGCGCGGGGAACATGGGCCACGGCATCGCGGAGGTCGCCGCCCTCGCCGGGTTCGAGGTGCACATGCGGGACATCAACGAGGAGTTCGTCCAGAACGGCTACGACCAGATCGAGTGGTCGCTGGGCAAACTCGCGGAGAAAGACCAGATCTCCGAGACCGAGGCCGACGCCGCGCTCGAACGAGTGTCGGCGGTCGTCCCCGTCGAGGACGCCGTCGCCGACGCCGACCTGATCGTCGAGGCGGTGCCGGAGAAGATGGACATCAAGAAGGACGTGTACGCCGACGTCGAGGCGCACGCGCCCGACCACGCCGTGTTCGCGTCGAACACGTCGAGCCTCTCGATCACGGAGCTGTCGGAGGTGACCGACCGGGCCGA
It encodes the following:
- a CDS encoding DNA-3-methyladenine glycosylase family protein, yielding MPVDSDADAFDDLDPADREALAALREDDLLGPVIERHGPLTIEPAEDPFERLVVSILRQQVSMASAEATRDRLFAAVEVTPDGLLAAEEATLKDAGLSRQKTRYVRNVAAAFREHGWDRDAFAAMSDDEVREALTAITGVGEWTANMQLLFTLARPDVFPVGDLGVRKGMEELFGREMTRAEMVEAAARWAPYRSYASLYLWRAKEDIADSVDEVVGEEST
- a CDS encoding RimK/LysX family protein, giving the protein MTEDPVRVGVLSLHTSKESKAICNAVEALGHQPEWLRRENAAVSVEDGEVTVEPDVDVVANRMLLSNIEQPAEGLGLAHTFGRARPILNDPSAVLTAMHKFASAVALAEADVRVPDALLALSNDRLNDGRARFGDEGVYKTAIGTHGGGTWKIDLTEPVNPQVGNRQAFLQELIDRDDARHHDTRVYVVGGEVVGAMNRYAPEDDWRTNVALGGDVEDASDTLDDEAREMALAATETIGLDYAGVDLVQGYDGWYVLEVNPTAGFKGLFKASGRSPAPHIARLAIERAGGSVDDDLVAELSAVLDDSTPDCMPAQRRVNDGQVPIIGYIEEVNVAGTQGATQAFAKSDTGATRSSIDTKLAAEIGAGPIKSMTRVKSGSVKSGKARPVVDLVVGIGGEQHTVTASVEDRSHMEYPVLLGRDILQHYRVDVQRRADDARNPDLDEEEEEGVEE
- a CDS encoding DUF5786 family protein produces the protein MGFGSYDESEQERQQNDGGDAGDGATVDAHENEHDGKASFEAGASTDDLVSQLQDMKDEDDDEEQE
- a CDS encoding archaellin/type IV pilin N-terminal domain-containing protein, whose amino-acid sequence is MFEFITDEEERGQVGIGTLIVFIAMVLVAAIAAGVLINTAGFLQSKSQETGQQSSKQVSDRLQEVATVGNVNSGEIDVVNVTVTQAPGAGEIDIHNATVTWIGPTGTYQLQSTTSNFSTAGPALSSGTYSYESVKNAAGSENVLDDADDRLNLVFDVDAFAGSNLAEGEDVTIKINTMAGATTSIRFSVPESLGQKSAVEL